In Nitrosophilus labii, the following proteins share a genomic window:
- a CDS encoding DUF234 domain-containing protein — protein MIKNKIVKKEYSREKPIKKSHPKQKLKKNLRKYRISHKIRFEKPFFRFWFRYIEPNINDLEENNFEKVLKLIQSDFENFVSLTYEELSNELIKDRFTNILSTGSYWDIKIELDILTALEDGKIVVGECKWKNSKICKKTLTSLQKKCKVANIEADFFALFSKSGFSNELLKNRDKNILLFDLEDLKEWAGREAPYRKKEKIPYSFEF, from the coding sequence TTGATAAAAAATAAAATAGTTAAAAAAGAGTATTCTAGGGAAAAACCTATAAAAAAAAGCCATCCAAAACAGAAACTGAAAAAAAATCTAAGAAAATACAGAATTTCACATAAGATCAGATTTGAAAAACCTTTTTTTAGATTTTGGTTCAGATATATAGAACCAAATATTAACGATTTGGAAGAGAATAATTTCGAAAAAGTTTTAAAGCTTATCCAAAGCGATTTTGAAAATTTTGTTTCACTAACTTATGAAGAACTATCAAACGAACTTATAAAAGATAGATTTACAAACATCCTCTCAACCGGCAGCTACTGGGATATAAAAATAGAACTTGATATCTTAACAGCTTTGGAAGACGGCAAAATTGTGGTTGGTGAATGCAAATGGAAAAACAGCAAAATTTGCAAAAAAACTCTTACGTCTTTGCAAAAAAAATGTAAAGTGGCAAACATTGAAGCGGACTTTTTCGCCCTTTTTTCAAAAAGCGGCTTTAGCAACGAACTTCTAAAAAACAGAGATAAAAATATCTTGCTTTTTGATCTAGAAGACCTAAAAGAGTGGGCTGGAAGAGAAGCCCCATATAGAAAAAAAGAAAAAATCCCATACTCTTTTGAGTTTTGA
- a CDS encoding response regulator transcription factor, which translates to MKIVILEDEAGLSYAIKLLLEANGHTVYNFDTIDMFIKQIDSIKPIDLIILDISLPDGNALKMLKSFPQIKEESKILIISGHTEIENIRTSFELGAEDFIKKPFNPEELLLRVNRIFKLLQKNLQHFGDRYYYDWSARMLYNSYTPVVLSRTETKLLEFLLRNKGRFLSPQTIAEYVWEESVPNNTVAALVNRLRKKLQESNVIVSKREIGYAIL; encoded by the coding sequence ATGAAAATTGTAATACTAGAAGATGAAGCTGGGTTAAGTTACGCTATAAAACTATTGCTTGAAGCAAATGGACATACGGTATATAATTTTGATACTATTGATATGTTTATAAAACAAATAGATTCTATAAAGCCTATAGATTTGATAATTTTGGATATATCTTTACCGGATGGAAACGCTCTTAAAATGCTTAAGTCTTTTCCTCAAATAAAAGAAGAGTCAAAGATTTTAATAATTTCCGGACATACTGAAATAGAAAATATCAGAACCTCTTTTGAACTTGGAGCTGAAGATTTTATAAAAAAACCTTTCAATCCGGAGGAGCTTCTTTTAAGAGTAAATCGTATTTTTAAACTATTGCAAAAAAATCTCCAACATTTTGGAGATAGATATTATTACGATTGGAGCGCAAGAATGCTTTATAACTCCTACACTCCTGTTGTTTTAAGCCGCACTGAAACAAAACTGTTAGAATTTTTGCTTCGAAATAAAGGAAGATTTTTGTCCCCGCAAACTATTGCAGAGTATGTTTGGGAAGAGAGTGTTCCAAACAATACCGTTGCCGCTCTAGTTAATAGACTAAGAAAAAAACTACAAGAATCAAATGTCATTGTATCCAAACGAGAGATCGGATACGCTATATTATAA
- a CDS encoding lipid-binding SYLF domain-containing protein yields the protein MKRYIFMLFALFTISLFASSEREEIMESINVLDRFMVIPEEGVSRELFSDAEAIAIIPKVLKAGFIIGGRYGKGVLLIKDSMGRWSDPLFIELKGGSLGWQIGAQSIDIILVFKTKESINELLEKKITLGADASIAAGPVGRSAAAATDAKLQSEIYSYSRSKGFFIGLSLAGSVIELDKKTIESFYKIPFSRVKDIVYQKVKSGDPLVEELKNRLYDYSR from the coding sequence ATGAAAAGATATATTTTTATGTTGTTTGCACTCTTTACAATCTCACTTTTTGCTTCCTCCGAAAGAGAGGAAATTATGGAGTCGATAAATGTTTTGGATAGATTTATGGTGATTCCGGAAGAAGGGGTTTCAAGAGAGCTTTTTTCTGATGCTGAAGCAATTGCTATAATTCCGAAAGTATTGAAGGCCGGTTTCATAATAGGAGGCAGATATGGAAAAGGTGTTTTGCTTATAAAAGATAGTATGGGAAGATGGAGTGATCCTCTTTTTATAGAGTTAAAAGGAGGAAGTTTAGGGTGGCAGATAGGCGCTCAGTCGATAGATATTATACTTGTTTTTAAAACCAAAGAGAGTATAAATGAACTTTTGGAAAAAAAGATAACATTGGGAGCTGATGCATCGATAGCAGCCGGACCGGTAGGGAGATCTGCTGCAGCTGCGACTGATGCGAAACTGCAGTCAGAGATTTACTCCTACTCAAGAAGTAAAGGTTTTTTTATAGGTCTATCACTAGCCGGGTCAGTAATAGAACTTGATAAAAAAACTATAGAGAGTTTTTACAAAATACCTTTTTCAAGAGTTAAAGATATTGTTTACCAAAAAGTAAAAAGCGGCGATCCTTTGGTAGAAGAGCTTAAAAACAGACTTTATGATTATTCTAGATAG
- a CDS encoding cupin domain-containing protein produces MRCEKTGITDVEEVKKILEDEGYFNIFVWRDTKGTFYPTHTHPYDEVRWVIEGEIVIANDEAEFLLGPGDRLNSPPNTPHWAKVISNITYVCGSKK; encoded by the coding sequence ATGAGATGTGAAAAAACTGGTATAACAGATGTTGAAGAAGTAAAAAAGATTTTAGAAGATGAAGGGTATTTTAATATTTTTGTCTGGAGAGATACGAAAGGAACCTTTTATCCTACACATACCCATCCTTACGATGAGGTTAGATGGGTCATTGAGGGAGAGATAGTTATAGCTAATGATGAAGCAGAGTTTTTGCTAGGTCCTGGAGATAGACTAAACTCTCCGCCAAACACTCCCCACTGGGCAAAAGTGATAAGTAACATTACTTATGTATGCGGTTCTAAAAAGTAG
- a CDS encoding ATP-binding protein, translating into MLKKTQSFASAFYHDIKNKLGTIRFSLSLLINNVIEDRLEKEKLLKNALLSVEKTIDMLQDFIELQRFKQNRRLKQESIDIVKLFYEIKYELEPDLQVQKVKLFIFSDSNETKIIANRLWLKKALFNIVHNAVKYNKKDGKVAISIVKYKSWWLLKIEDTGKGLTQEEAVKIFDKYFSTSEKNSGTGLGLTMSKRVIESFGGRLELQSKPDVGTTFYIYLPNISKQIKIKRLSAILAAASVAVLFGLDYYYCLVPQKIDVKASGEQIVLHLENDLVARFYKNDRYEIFAYKNLFNTKTRTEISLDKANLYLTTASNPVTVYTKKSVWQNLGTEFETIVDEKETSVSVYKGAVASKDLKVKQNEGVIYTQKGFKKSPLPKAVEGLRINRNKEGVITLSWISPYKSFRVIASRDKFFTLPGRVISSSKKEVRFNSLDDGIWYFLVQAEEKKLFSMPKRTKILSLTNYLKAKKAFEENDLLLATVFIKKSISTINEVDSRPYTLYGEIFYKQKMYLKALKFFQKAIEIGDKDEDHFWKVKTLYRLKKYKEAIKSANHLLLSTKYKNSSKLYLVLAKSYFELKDLKNSEKYLWRVLEICPKDKVALDLMLRLQKQKGDKFLIKTFEELLRNGYDY; encoded by the coding sequence GTGCTGAAAAAAACTCAATCTTTTGCCAGCGCTTTTTATCACGACATTAAAAATAAACTCGGAACTATACGTTTTAGCTTAAGCCTACTTATAAACAATGTGATTGAAGATCGGTTAGAAAAAGAGAAACTTCTAAAAAATGCGCTATTATCTGTAGAGAAAACAATAGATATGCTTCAAGATTTTATAGAGTTGCAGCGATTTAAACAAAACAGAAGATTAAAACAAGAGTCTATAGATATTGTTAAGCTTTTTTACGAAATTAAATATGAGCTTGAACCGGATTTACAAGTCCAAAAAGTTAAACTTTTCATATTTAGCGATTCTAATGAAACTAAGATTATAGCCAATAGACTTTGGCTTAAAAAGGCTCTTTTCAATATAGTTCATAACGCGGTCAAATACAACAAAAAAGATGGAAAAGTAGCTATATCTATCGTAAAATACAAATCGTGGTGGTTATTGAAGATAGAGGATACCGGAAAAGGGTTAACGCAAGAGGAAGCGGTCAAAATCTTTGATAAATACTTTAGCACATCTGAGAAAAATTCCGGAACAGGTCTTGGCCTTACTATGAGCAAACGGGTAATCGAGAGTTTTGGAGGCAGGCTTGAACTTCAAAGCAAACCGGATGTTGGAACAACGTTTTACATCTATCTTCCAAATATATCAAAACAGATAAAAATAAAACGCCTATCTGCCATTTTGGCCGCTGCAAGTGTAGCGGTACTTTTTGGTTTAGACTATTACTACTGTCTAGTACCTCAAAAGATTGATGTAAAAGCATCCGGCGAACAGATAGTTTTGCATCTGGAAAATGATTTGGTCGCACGTTTTTATAAAAACGATAGATACGAAATTTTTGCTTACAAAAATCTTTTCAATACAAAAACGAGAACAGAGATATCCTTAGATAAAGCCAATCTTTATCTAACGACCGCCTCAAATCCGGTAACGGTTTATACTAAAAAAAGTGTTTGGCAAAATCTTGGAACCGAATTTGAGACGATCGTTGATGAGAAAGAGACTTCCGTTAGCGTATATAAAGGTGCGGTAGCTTCAAAAGATTTAAAGGTAAAACAAAATGAAGGAGTTATCTACACTCAAAAAGGCTTTAAAAAGAGTCCATTACCAAAAGCTGTTGAAGGTCTTAGAATAAATAGAAATAAAGAAGGCGTTATTACTCTTAGCTGGATAAGTCCTTATAAAAGTTTTAGAGTTATAGCAAGTAGGGATAAATTTTTTACATTGCCTGGTAGAGTTATTTCTAGTTCAAAAAAAGAGGTTAGATTTAACTCTTTAGACGACGGAATATGGTACTTTTTGGTTCAAGCCGAAGAGAAAAAACTTTTTAGTATGCCAAAGAGAACAAAAATATTGTCTCTTACAAACTACTTGAAAGCTAAAAAAGCCTTTGAAGAGAATGATTTGCTGCTTGCTACAGTTTTTATCAAAAAGAGTATTTCAACAATCAACGAAGTAGACTCAAGGCCATATACTCTATATGGAGAGATATTTTATAAACAAAAGATGTATTTAAAGGCGTTAAAATTTTTTCAAAAGGCTATTGAAATTGGCGATAAAGACGAAGATCATTTTTGGAAAGTTAAAACACTATATCGATTGAAGAAGTATAAAGAGGCAATTAAAAGTGCAAACCATCTACTCTTATCTACAAAGTATAAAAACTCATCAAAACTTTATCTAGTATTGGCAAAAAGCTATTTTGAGTTAAAGGATCTTAAAAATTCGGAAAAATATTTGTGGAGGGTTTTAGAGATCTGTCCAAAAGATAAAGTTGCCCTAGATTTGATGCT
- a CDS encoding OmpA family protein yields the protein MKKTLFFAGVLHILCSGMVADTYNYELQTIGSVEFTGEDSVLEEHLKTFGVRANKRLSHNWMAGLGYMKTNNAKFENISAKTDIDRYFINAFYEIDSNKEYTPYLITGLGYQDFERELQNAKSGIVAQAGIGFKTDITQHLQFLLEGKFLRDFENATNDFIVSAGLSIPFGYEPKSAPKPIVKPEDSDKDGVVDSDDLCPNTPFGIKVGPDGCPPDSDKDGVYDYKDRCPATPVGVEVDENGCCLDSDNDGVVDFKDKCPNTPKGAKVDENGCCVDSDNDGVPDFKDKCLDTPEGFDVDQQGCPIVYNFMINFDFNSAKIKSKYLSKIEEFAEFMKENRTYKAEIQGHTDNKGSNRYNKKLSLQRAKSVYDMLIKFGVEADRLTYVGYGEEKPIASNDTESGRAKNRRVEAQLFTK from the coding sequence ATGAAAAAAACACTCTTTTTTGCCGGAGTATTGCATATTTTATGTAGCGGTATGGTTGCCGATACTTACAATTATGAACTGCAAACAATAGGTTCCGTCGAGTTTACAGGAGAGGATAGCGTATTGGAGGAACACCTTAAAACGTTTGGCGTTAGAGCAAATAAAAGGTTATCACATAATTGGATGGCGGGTTTAGGATATATGAAAACTAATAATGCCAAATTTGAAAATATAAGCGCTAAAACCGATATAGATAGATATTTTATTAACGCATTTTACGAAATAGATTCTAACAAAGAATATACTCCTTATCTAATAACCGGGTTAGGATATCAGGATTTTGAAAGAGAGTTGCAAAATGCTAAAAGCGGCATTGTTGCTCAAGCCGGAATAGGTTTTAAAACAGATATAACTCAACATCTGCAATTTTTGTTGGAAGGGAAATTTCTTAGAGATTTTGAGAATGCCACTAACGACTTTATCGTAAGTGCCGGTTTATCGATACCATTCGGATACGAACCTAAATCTGCTCCTAAGCCTATTGTAAAACCGGAAGATAGCGATAAAGACGGAGTTGTCGATAGTGACGATTTATGTCCTAATACTCCGTTTGGAATAAAGGTTGGTCCTGATGGATGTCCTCCGGATAGCGATAAAGACGGAGTGTACGATTATAAAGATAGATGTCCTGCTACTCCGGTGGGAGTTGAAGTTGATGAGAATGGTTGCTGTTTAGATAGCGATAATGACGGTGTAGTGGATTTTAAAGATAAGTGTCCTAATACTCCAAAAGGAGCAAAAGTTGATGAGAATGGATGTTGTGTAGATAGTGATAATGACGGTGTTCCAGATTTTAAAGATAAGTGTTTGGATACTCCAGAAGGCTTTGATGTGGATCAACAAGGTTGTCCTATAGTATATAACTTTATGATAAATTTTGATTTCAATAGCGCAAAAATCAAATCCAAATATCTATCTAAAATAGAAGAGTTTGCCGAGTTTATGAAAGAAAATAGAACATACAAAGCCGAGATCCAAGGACATACCGATAACAAAGGCTCAAATAGATATAATAAAAAATTATCCTTGCAACGAGCCAAATCAGTATATGATATGTTGATAAAATTTGGAGTGGAAGCAGATAGACTTACTTATGTAGGTTATGGTGAAGAAAAACCTATTGCAAGTAACGATACTGAAAGCGGTAGAGCTAAAAATAGAAGAGTAGAAGCGCAACTTTTTACAAAATAG